The proteins below come from a single Dendropsophus ebraccatus isolate aDenEbr1 chromosome 15, aDenEbr1.pat, whole genome shotgun sequence genomic window:
- the LOC138773888 gene encoding putative deoxyribonuclease tatdn3-B isoform X1 has product MDWSGGFVDCHCHLSAAEFTHDIDNVLEEAKAIGVRALVAVAEHSAEFEKLIQLSRRYPGVVFPCLGVHPVQASQPEQQRSATLKDLEDALPLIEQYKDDLAAIGEVGLDFTPRIANTDDQKEEQRQVFIRQIQLAKKLGLPLNVHSRSAGRPTINLLKEQGAEHVLLHAFDGKPSVAMEGVKAGFFFSIPPSIIRSEQKQKLVKQLPLENLCLETDSPALGPEKQIRNEPKNITYAAEYIATVKGISLEEVIRVTTKNAQRLFPRLLHAVHK; this is encoded by the exons ATGGATTGGAGCGGAGGCTTTGTGGATTGTCACTGTCACCTGTCCGCGGCAGAATTCACTCAT GACATTGATAATGTATTGGAGGAAGCCAAGGCG ATCGGGGTCCGGGCCCTTGTCGCTGTCGCAGAACATTCAGCAGAGTTTGAGAAACTCATTCAGCTTTCTAGACG GTACCCAGGTGTGGTGTTCCCCTGTCTAGGAGTGCACCCCGTCCAGGCATCACAGCCAGAACAGCAACGCAGCGCAACTCTAAAG GACCTAGAAGACGCGCTGCCATTGATAGAACAATACAAAGATGACTTGGCGGCTATCGGTGAG GTGGGTTTAGACTTCACGCCCAGGATAGCGAACACAGACGACCAGAAAGAAGAGCAGCGTCAGGTGTTCATCAGGCAGATACAACTGGCCAAGAAACTTGGTCTGCCCCT AAATGTTCACTCACGTTCAGCTGGAAGACCAACTATTAACCTCCTGAAGGAACAAG gcgCTGAACACGTCCTTCTCCACGCTTTTGATGGGAAGCCATCAGTGGCCATGGAAGGTGTCAAAGCTGGATTCTTTTTTTCCATTCCTCCCTCTATCATTAGAAGTGAGCAG AAGCAGAAACTGGTGAAGCAGCTTCCTCTAGAAAACTTGTGTCTGGAAACAGATTCCCCGGCTCTAGGACCAGAAAagcag ATCAGAAATGAACCGAAGAACATCACCTATGCCGCTGAGTATATCGCCACCGTCAAAGGAATCTCTCTGGAAGAAGTGATCCGGGTGACTACGAAGAACGCCCAAAGACTGTTCCCCAGACTGCTGCATGCTGTGCACAAATAA
- the LOC138773888 gene encoding putative deoxyribonuclease tatdn3-B isoform X2, whose product MDWSGGFVDCHCHLSAAEFTHDIDNVLEEAKAIGVRALVAVAEHSAEFEKLIQLSRRYPGVVFPCLGVHPVQASQPEQQRSATLKDLEDALPLIEQYKDDLAAIGEVGLDFTPRIANTDDQKEEQRQVFIRQIQLAKKLGLPLNVHSRSAGRPTINLLKEQGAEHVLLHAFDGKPSVAMEGVKAGFFFSIPPSIIRSEQQKLVKQLPLENLCLETDSPALGPEKQIRNEPKNITYAAEYIATVKGISLEEVIRVTTKNAQRLFPRLLHAVHK is encoded by the exons ATGGATTGGAGCGGAGGCTTTGTGGATTGTCACTGTCACCTGTCCGCGGCAGAATTCACTCAT GACATTGATAATGTATTGGAGGAAGCCAAGGCG ATCGGGGTCCGGGCCCTTGTCGCTGTCGCAGAACATTCAGCAGAGTTTGAGAAACTCATTCAGCTTTCTAGACG GTACCCAGGTGTGGTGTTCCCCTGTCTAGGAGTGCACCCCGTCCAGGCATCACAGCCAGAACAGCAACGCAGCGCAACTCTAAAG GACCTAGAAGACGCGCTGCCATTGATAGAACAATACAAAGATGACTTGGCGGCTATCGGTGAG GTGGGTTTAGACTTCACGCCCAGGATAGCGAACACAGACGACCAGAAAGAAGAGCAGCGTCAGGTGTTCATCAGGCAGATACAACTGGCCAAGAAACTTGGTCTGCCCCT AAATGTTCACTCACGTTCAGCTGGAAGACCAACTATTAACCTCCTGAAGGAACAAG gcgCTGAACACGTCCTTCTCCACGCTTTTGATGGGAAGCCATCAGTGGCCATGGAAGGTGTCAAAGCTGGATTCTTTTTTTCCATTCCTCCCTCTATCATTAGAAGTGAGCAG CAGAAACTGGTGAAGCAGCTTCCTCTAGAAAACTTGTGTCTGGAAACAGATTCCCCGGCTCTAGGACCAGAAAagcag ATCAGAAATGAACCGAAGAACATCACCTATGCCGCTGAGTATATCGCCACCGTCAAAGGAATCTCTCTGGAAGAAGTGATCCGGGTGACTACGAAGAACGCCCAAAGACTGTTCCCCAGACTGCTGCATGCTGTGCACAAATAA
- the LOC138773888 gene encoding putative deoxyribonuclease TATDN3 isoform X4 has product MDWSGGFVDCHCHLSAAEFTHDIDNVLEEAKAIGVRALVAVAEHSAEFEKLIQLSRRYPGVVFPCLGVHPVQASQPEQQRSATLKDLEDALPLIEQYKDDLAAIGEVGLDFTPRIANTDDQKEEQRQVFIRQIQLAKKLGLPLNVHSRSAGRPTINLLKEQGAEHVLLHAFDGKPSVAMEGVKAGFFFSIPPSIIRTETGEAASSRKLVSGNRFPGSRTRKADQK; this is encoded by the exons ATGGATTGGAGCGGAGGCTTTGTGGATTGTCACTGTCACCTGTCCGCGGCAGAATTCACTCAT GACATTGATAATGTATTGGAGGAAGCCAAGGCG ATCGGGGTCCGGGCCCTTGTCGCTGTCGCAGAACATTCAGCAGAGTTTGAGAAACTCATTCAGCTTTCTAGACG GTACCCAGGTGTGGTGTTCCCCTGTCTAGGAGTGCACCCCGTCCAGGCATCACAGCCAGAACAGCAACGCAGCGCAACTCTAAAG GACCTAGAAGACGCGCTGCCATTGATAGAACAATACAAAGATGACTTGGCGGCTATCGGTGAG GTGGGTTTAGACTTCACGCCCAGGATAGCGAACACAGACGACCAGAAAGAAGAGCAGCGTCAGGTGTTCATCAGGCAGATACAACTGGCCAAGAAACTTGGTCTGCCCCT AAATGTTCACTCACGTTCAGCTGGAAGACCAACTATTAACCTCCTGAAGGAACAAG gcgCTGAACACGTCCTTCTCCACGCTTTTGATGGGAAGCCATCAGTGGCCATGGAAGGTGTCAAAGCTGGATTCTTTTTTTCCATTCCTCCCTCTATCATTAGAA CAGAAACTGGTGAAGCAGCTTCCTCTAGAAAACTTGTGTCTGGAAACAGATTCCCCGGCTCTAGGACCAGAAAagcag ATCAGAAATGA
- the LOC138773888 gene encoding putative deoxyribonuclease TATDN3 isoform X3: MDWSGGFVDCHCHLSAAEFTHDIDNVLEEAKAIGVRALVAVAEHSAEFEKLIQLSRRYPGVVFPCLGVHPVQASQPEQQRSATLKDLEDALPLIEQYKDDLAAIGEVGLDFTPRIANTDDQKEEQRQVFIRQIQLAKKLGLPLNVHSRSAGRPTINLLKEQGAEHVLLHAFDGKPSVAMEGVKAGFFFSIPPSIIRKAETGEAASSRKLVSGNRFPGSRTRKADQK, from the exons ATGGATTGGAGCGGAGGCTTTGTGGATTGTCACTGTCACCTGTCCGCGGCAGAATTCACTCAT GACATTGATAATGTATTGGAGGAAGCCAAGGCG ATCGGGGTCCGGGCCCTTGTCGCTGTCGCAGAACATTCAGCAGAGTTTGAGAAACTCATTCAGCTTTCTAGACG GTACCCAGGTGTGGTGTTCCCCTGTCTAGGAGTGCACCCCGTCCAGGCATCACAGCCAGAACAGCAACGCAGCGCAACTCTAAAG GACCTAGAAGACGCGCTGCCATTGATAGAACAATACAAAGATGACTTGGCGGCTATCGGTGAG GTGGGTTTAGACTTCACGCCCAGGATAGCGAACACAGACGACCAGAAAGAAGAGCAGCGTCAGGTGTTCATCAGGCAGATACAACTGGCCAAGAAACTTGGTCTGCCCCT AAATGTTCACTCACGTTCAGCTGGAAGACCAACTATTAACCTCCTGAAGGAACAAG gcgCTGAACACGTCCTTCTCCACGCTTTTGATGGGAAGCCATCAGTGGCCATGGAAGGTGTCAAAGCTGGATTCTTTTTTTCCATTCCTCCCTCTATCATTAGAA AAGCAGAAACTGGTGAAGCAGCTTCCTCTAGAAAACTTGTGTCTGGAAACAGATTCCCCGGCTCTAGGACCAGAAAagcag ATCAGAAATGA